CCAGATTCTAAACTTGCCCTCTTAGATCCAAATGGATTACTTGCTATAGGTGGGGATTTATCCCCAAAACGGATTATCTATGCCTACTGCCAAGGTATATTCCCTTGGTATAGTCAAGGGCAACCGATACTTTGGTGGAGTCCTAATCCTAGGATGATATTATTTCCTGATAAATTAAAAATTTCACGAAGTTTAAAAAAAAGACTAAATCGATCTGAACATACGTTTATTACTGTAAACAAAAATTTTCAAGGTGTCATTCAAGCTTGTGCCAATACACCACGTCACGGCATTATTAGCACTTGGCTCACTACAGAAATGCAAATTGCTTATACCCAACTACATAATATGGAAATAGCTCATTCTATAGAGGTATGGGAAAAATCTAATCTTATAGGTGGGCTTTATGGATTACATATCGGTCGTATCTTTTTTGGCGAATCTATGTTCAGCCTACGCTCAGATGCTTCTAAAATAGCACTAGCTTACCTTTGTGATTATCTTCAGCAAAAAGGAGTCTCGCTAATTGATTGCCAAGTTGAGTCTGATCACTTACTTCGCCTTGGTGCCCAAGCAATTGCTAGGGATCTCTTTATTAGATGGGTACAAAAACTATGTGACCCATCTATTGTAAATAACTTAAAATAAAGCAGTATGAGAATTCACCTTAATCCGTCTTCACAGCTTTTATGATAAAATGACTAAAATATACAGGTTATTAGTGCAATAGGAATTATTAATAATATATGGGAAAAGAAGATAATATTGAGATGGAAGGTACAGTAATTGATAGCCTTCCAAATACTATGTTTAGAGTAGAACTAGAAAATGGTCATGTGGTAACAGCACATATCTCTGGAAGAATGCGAAGACATTATATCCGAATTCTTACAGGCGATAAGGTAACTATTCAGCTCACCCCTTATGATCTTACTAAAGGTAGAATCATTTACCGTGCTCGCTAATTAATTAATATTGACTAACAAAAAATCTAAAAAAAAGGGGGTACAATACTACCCCTTTATGGGTGGCTTATTTAGTTGTATTTTCAAGTAGTAAGGCTACCAAAAAAAGTATCCACCTACACCGACTACATTTGCAGTCTGTCTATTACCATGACCATACCATTCATTAATTTCACGGGTCCACTCAGCAACCAGTTTTAAATTAGAGTTTACATCATGGTATATTCCAGCTGTGTAGGATTGTTGATCTTTAAGAACAGCCCCATATCCCATAGAGCTCATCAATTGATCCGTTCCAGTTTCAGCTTGCCTAGAAGTACCATAACTAAATGCTAATTTAGTGTGCCCCAAGAAAGTATAGCCCCACTGTGCCATCCAGCCTTTACTTCTACGCAGATGACCAGATGCATCCATAGAGTCAGCATCAAAAAGAAATGAGCTACCCAATCCCCTACCAGAGTAGTAGGAACCATTAAAGTCCCAATTTTTATATCGAAGCTGAGATCCTGTTGACCAACCCCAAACATTGTTTTCAATACCTGGGGTAAAACCATCAGCTATAATCTGTCCTTGATTTATAGAATTGCGAGTAAAGTTTTGCCATACCCCAGATCCCCATACTTCCCAGCTACCATCTTTCCAAGATCTAGCGTAGCTAATCATACCCTCAGCTCGTGGAGTACTATCAGTATTATAACAATTTGCTCCGCTTGCAGCGACATAGCCATTTACTAAAGATCCAGCAGCACCACAAACTTGAGAAGGATCTACTGCAGCAGCAGTTAGTTTAACACCTGCCATATCTGGACTAGTCCATCGAAGTTGAGCG
This genomic window from Candidatus Nitrosacidococcus tergens contains:
- the infA gene encoding translation initiation factor IF-1 codes for the protein MGKEDNIEMEGTVIDSLPNTMFRVELENGHVVTAHISGRMRRHYIRILTGDKVTIQLTPYDLTKGRIIYRAR
- the aat gene encoding leucyl/phenylalanyl-tRNA--protein transferase gives rise to the protein MISPYYIDPNDSSYFFPDSKLALLDPNGLLAIGGDLSPKRIIYAYCQGIFPWYSQGQPILWWSPNPRMILFPDKLKISRSLKKRLNRSEHTFITVNKNFQGVIQACANTPRHGIISTWLTTEMQIAYTQLHNMEIAHSIEVWEKSNLIGGLYGLHIGRIFFGESMFSLRSDASKIALAYLCDYLQQKGVSLIDCQVESDHLLRLGAQAIARDLFIRWVQKLCDPSIVNNLK
- a CDS encoding porin, whose product is MKNFKNTKLAVAIAAAMGFSLPVGAIVVVGGDNGWEVSFDGNINQFYVWSDPSGRPDNVIGGNMNMSPIAEHQSRFRSGLMPSLFGFNVKAPTWNGLDIGGRISFAGEVNNSNTQNRGYNGGPGMPSQGLVNSSETTGFGGNLEFREAYFTIDGQFGQILMGRTLDVFMGKNILTDQTLFGVGATGDVHGGGFTLGRIGYGYLYPNFNAQLRWTSPDMAGVKLTAAAVDPSQVCGAAGSLVNGYVAASGANCYNTDSTPRAEGMISYARSWKDGSWEVWGSGVWQNFTRNSINQGQIIADGFTPGIENNVWGWSTGSQLRYKNWDFNGSYYSGRGLGSSFLFDADSMDASGHLRRSKGWMAQWGYTFLGHTKLAFSYGTSRQAETGTDQLMSSMGYGAVLKDQQSYTAGIYHDVNSNLKLVAEWTREINEWYGHGNRQTANVVGVGGYFFW